The Styela clava chromosome 2, kaStyClav1.hap1.2, whole genome shotgun sequence genome contains a region encoding:
- the LOC144431981 gene encoding glucagon receptor-like yields the protein MTLHGSLYNVFGDGAPWISVLIWVALRMNYENSGCFDMNDEMHIWWTIRVPIIISIVINCFIFVNIVRLIVSKLQAHNMAHTDMKLRLAKSTLALIPLLGMHYIVFLALTDEFADKHGPTIHLKLAFEMFLSSIQGTFVSVLYCFLNGEVQTEVRKAWRDWRTRKDLPKGACNLRKGSTINSANQTTQVTFFSRHSTTGADITIQDPCHNSPNSVRLELDSRANSIARKNSNVSDSKQLKGETCNGNGIMLDAKKKQIYYEPINRNNNSMITDSSPVPNSNGNETNGNLECKDNEPFLQEDMV from the exons GGGCTCCTTGGATATCTGTATTAATATGGGTGGCTTTGCGTATGAATTATGAAAACAGTGGCTGCTTTGACATGAACGATGAAATGCATATTTGGTGGACGATACGAGTACCGATAATAATCTCTATCGTG ATCAATTGCTTCATTTTCGTGAACATTGTTCGTCTAATTGTATCAAAGCTGCAGGCTCATAACATGGCACACACGGATATGAAGCTGAGACTCGCTAAGTCGACGCTAGCCCTCATTCCTCTACTCGGAATGCATTACATAGTATTTCTCGCACTCACTGATGAATTCGCTGACAAGCATGGACCTACTATACATTTGAAACTTGCATTCGAAATGTTTTTGAGTTCAATTCAG GGTACTTTCGTTTCCGTACTTTACTGTTTTTTGAATGGCGAAGTTCAAACAGAAGTGCGCAAAGCTTGGCGAGATTGGAGAACCAGAAAAGACCTTCCGAAGGGAGCTTGCAATTTACGGAAAGGCTCAACAATAAACAGTGCTAACCAAACTACACAAGTGACGTTTTTTTCACGGCATTCTACCACTGGCGCGGATATTACTATACAAGATCCCTGTCACAATTCACCCAATTCAGTTCGCCTAGAACTTGACAGTAGAGCAAATTCAATAGCACGGAAAAACAGCAATGTATCGGATTCAAAACAACTGAAAGGCGAAACTTGTAACGGAAATGGGATAATGCTGGATGCAAAAAAGAAGCAAATATACTACGAACCGATAAACAGAAATAACAATTCGATGATTACAGATTCTTCTCCGGTACCTAACTCAAACGGAAACGAAACAAATGGCAACCTAGAATGCAAAGATAACGAACCTTTTCTACAAGAAGACATGGTCTGA